A genomic window from Candidatus Nealsonbacteria bacterium includes:
- a CDS encoding transglycosylase domain-containing protein, with translation MAIRKKPLKVYQENKKKKSVFFVFKFFLACLFLLFSALIIIFIYYAKDIPRPENFLERKIFQSTKIYDRTGKVLLYDIHGEEKREIVPLDQISDYLKKAVIATEDANFYQHYGIDLRGIGRSVLINLKLKKQSDWVGGSTITQQLIRSSLLSQEKTAERKIREIVLSLELDRKYSKEQILEWYLNQVPFGSNAYGAEAASQTFFKKPAKDLSLGQAAILAALIQAPTRLSPYGEDKEALLKRKNYVLDQMEKLGFVTKEEKEMAQKEEIIFSEFSESIKAPHFTLFVKNYLIEKYGIDFLEENGLKVYTSLDWEAQELAEKLVKDGVENNKSYNAYNAALVAINPNNGEILAMVGSADWFGTQYPVNCVSGKNCLFDPKFNVAVGTKNSPGRQPGSAFKPFAYAAAFQKGFTPETILWDVKTEFNPNCSPDGNQLKDQYGLDCYHPFNYTGKFKGPLSLRNSLAQSINVTSVKTLYLVGVENAIKTAHSLGITTLNEGPSRYGLALVLGGGEVKLIDMTSAYGVFATEGLVVPPVSILKIEDSQGNLIEENKKTLKRVLDIQTCRKINDILSDNEARAPIFGLNSPLHFPESQVAVKTGTTQEYRDGWAIGYTPSITVGVWAGNNNNSPMNKEPGVVSAAPIFHKFMEKMLLKYPKQEFTKPEKTTSSISILNGEIDKQNPHSILYYIDKNNLSEATPTDPYQDYQYKNWEEGVKFWVKQNPIF, from the coding sequence ATGGCAATAAGAAAAAAACCCTTAAAAGTGTACCAGGAAAATAAAAAGAAAAAAAGCGTTTTTTTTGTTTTTAAGTTTTTTTTAGCTTGTCTTTTCTTGCTGTTTTCCGCCTTAATAATAATTTTTATTTATTACGCCAAAGATATTCCTCGCCCTGAAAATTTTTTGGAAAGAAAAATTTTTCAGTCTACTAAAATTTACGATCGAACCGGCAAGGTTCTTTTGTACGACATCCACGGAGAAGAAAAAAGAGAAATAGTGCCCTTAGACCAAATCTCGGATTATTTAAAAAAGGCCGTGATAGCAACTGAAGACGCAAACTTCTATCAACATTATGGCATTGACCTCAGGGGAATTGGCCGTTCTGTCTTGATTAATTTAAAACTTAAAAAACAGTCTGATTGGGTTGGGGGATCGACAATAACCCAACAATTAATCCGTTCTTCTTTATTAAGCCAAGAAAAAACAGCTGAAAGAAAAATAAGAGAAATTGTTTTGAGTTTAGAGCTAGACAGAAAATATTCCAAAGAACAAATCTTAGAATGGTATTTGAATCAGGTTCCTTTCGGCTCGAACGCTTACGGCGCGGAAGCCGCCAGCCAAACCTTCTTTAAAAAGCCTGCAAAAGACCTTTCTTTGGGCCAGGCTGCTATTTTAGCGGCTTTAATCCAAGCTCCGACAAGATTATCTCCTTACGGAGAAGATAAAGAAGCTTTGTTAAAAAGAAAAAATTATGTTTTAGATCAAATGGAAAAATTGGGGTTTGTGACAAAGGAAGAAAAAGAAATGGCCCAAAAAGAAGAAATAATTTTTTCTGAATTTTCTGAATCAATTAAAGCTCCTCACTTTACCCTTTTTGTTAAAAATTATTTAATCGAAAAATATGGAATTGATTTTTTAGAAGAAAACGGACTGAAGGTTTATACCAGCTTAGATTGGGAGGCCCAGGAATTAGCAGAAAAACTGGTAAAAGATGGCGTTGAAAATAATAAGAGCTATAACGCTTATAATGCCGCTTTAGTGGCAATAAATCCAAATAACGGAGAAATTTTAGCAATGGTAGGTTCCGCAGATTGGTTTGGGACTCAATATCCTGTAAATTGCGTTTCCGGAAAAAATTGCCTGTTTGATCCCAAATTCAACGTGGCCGTTGGAACAAAAAACAGTCCGGGCCGGCAACCGGGGTCAGCTTTTAAGCCCTTTGCTTATGCCGCTGCTTTTCAAAAAGGATTTACCCCGGAAACAATTTTATGGGACGTTAAAACTGAATTTAACCCTAACTGCAGCCCTGACGGAAACCAACTCAAAGACCAGTACGGATTAGACTGTTATCATCCCTTTAACTATACCGGCAAGTTTAAGGGACCTCTTAGCTTGCGTAATTCTCTTGCCCAATCCATTAACGTAACTTCAGTTAAAACCCTTTATTTAGTAGGAGTAGAGAATGCTATAAAAACGGCCCATAGTCTGGGAATTACAACTTTAAACGAAGGGCCTTCTCGTTACGGACTGGCTTTGGTTTTGGGGGGAGGGGAAGTAAAGCTAATAGACATGACTTCGGCTTACGGTGTTTTTGCCACAGAAGGATTAGTTGTCCCTCCGGTAAGTATTTTAAAAATTGAAGATAGTCAGGGTAATCTGATTGAAGAAAATAAAAAAACCCTAAAAAGAGTTTTGGACATTCAAACTTGCAGAAAAATTAATGATATTTTATCGGACAACGAAGCAAGAGCTCCAATTTTTGGGTTAAACTCTCCTTTGCATTTTCCGGAATCACAAGTCGCGGTAAAAACCGGAACAACCCAAGAATACAGAGATGGCTGGGCTATTGGGTACACTCCCTCTATCACGGTGGGAGTATGGGCGGGAAACAATAATAACTCTCCAATGAATAAAGAGCCCGGAGTGGTCTCCGCTGCTCCTATTTTCCATAAATTTATGGAAAAAATGCTATTAAAATATCCAAAGCAAGAATTTACAAAGCCGGAAAAAACAACGAGTTCAATCTCTATTTTAAATGGTGAAATTGACAAACAAAATCCCCACTCTATTCTTTATTATATTGACAAAAATAATTTATCGGAGGCTACGCCTACCGACCCTTATCAAGATTATCAATATAAAAACTGGGAAGAAGGGGTTAAATTTTGGGTAAAACAAAATCCGATTTTTTAA
- a CDS encoding lamin tail domain-containing protein gives MEKIFVLIFFLSFCLLKPLSAIALQPLDLIINEIAWMGTEKSYNDEWLELYNNSSLELDLAGWKIKSENSKFNIELVGKIAPKGFFILERTDDQSLPEVSADLIYKGALNNSGEHIKLTDNENQIIDEINCENGWFAGNNETKQTMERKSPLGPGSDNNNWLSSGNPGGTPKKESSMGANEVKSKTNDENGRVMDKEIQSFASSAFSFSSPSQIYINELLPSPDGPDKGNEWIEIFNGGDALNLSGWQITDVLGKTQVYSFPQETIIKNNGFLVLPDSLTKITLNNDGDSVLLINPAGETIDNISFKKSPQGKSYSRINNEWTWNSLPTPGKQNILPDSKNNSHNTSSSIDYQKIEKLTNPIKTKGMASIYQTIPKFNFSFILLVAFSLSFLSGMFFILFKKRFSV, from the coding sequence ATGGAAAAAATATTCGTTTTGATATTTTTTTTATCGTTCTGCCTTTTAAAACCGTTGAGCGCTATTGCCCTTCAACCGTTAGACCTGATAATTAACGAGATTGCCTGGATGGGAACTGAAAAATCTTATAACGATGAATGGCTGGAGCTTTATAATAATTCTTCTTTAGAATTAGATCTTGCCGGCTGGAAGATTAAATCGGAAAACAGCAAATTTAATATAGAGCTTGTCGGAAAAATAGCGCCAAAAGGATTTTTTATATTAGAAAGAACCGACGACCAAAGCTTGCCTGAAGTTTCGGCTGATTTAATCTACAAAGGAGCGCTGAACAACTCCGGAGAACATATTAAATTGACAGACAATGAAAATCAAATAATTGACGAAATAAACTGTGAAAACGGCTGGTTCGCCGGAAACAACGAAACGAAGCAAACCATGGAAAGAAAAAGTCCTTTAGGGCCGGGCAGTGATAATAATAATTGGTTGTCCTCTGGAAATCCCGGAGGAACCCCCAAAAAAGAGAGCTCAATGGGGGCAAATGAAGTAAAAAGCAAAACAAACGACGAAAATGGAAGAGTGATGGATAAGGAAATTCAATCCTTTGCTTCGTCCGCTTTTTCGTTTAGCTCTCCTTCCCAAATCTACATAAACGAATTATTGCCGTCTCCGGATGGCCCTGACAAAGGAAATGAATGGATAGAAATTTTTAATGGAGGCGACGCCCTTAATCTTTCCGGCTGGCAGATAACGGATGTTTTAGGAAAAACACAGGTATATTCTTTTCCCCAAGAAACTATTATAAAAAATAATGGCTTTTTAGTTCTTCCCGATTCTTTGACTAAAATTACTTTAAATAACGACGGCGATTCGGTTTTATTGATTAATCCTGCCGGCGAAACAATAGACAACATTTCTTTTAAAAAGTCCCCTCAGGGCAAGTCTTATAGCAGAATAAACAACGAATGGACTTGGAATTCTTTGCCAACGCCGGGAAAACAAAATATTCTGCCCGACTCAAAAAACAATAGCCACAATACAAGCTCAAGCATTGATTATCAAAAAATAGAAAAATTAACAAACCCTATTAAAACAAAAGGAATGGCCTCTATCTATCAAACCATTCCTAAGTTTAATTTCTCTTTTATTTTATTGGTCGCCTTTTCTTTATCTTTTTTGTCCGGAATGTTTTTTATATTATTTAAAAAAAGGTTTTCTGTTTAA
- the tsaE gene encoding tRNA (adenosine(37)-N6)-threonylcarbamoyltransferase complex ATPase subunit type 1 TsaE: protein MEIKSHSPLETKEKGKNLAKKILKDKNDKKAKVLALEGDLGGGKTTFLQGFAKGLGIKDKILSPTFVLMKKFEIPKNKKFKNFYHFDCYRIKGPKEISELGFNEIVSDPQNIIAIEWAERIRGILPTNKTLLKFNFLNKKNRKIWIKNV from the coding sequence ATGGAAATAAAAAGTCATAGCCCGCTTGAAACAAAAGAAAAAGGAAAAAACTTGGCTAAAAAAATTTTAAAGGACAAAAATGATAAAAAAGCCAAGGTTTTAGCATTAGAGGGAGATTTGGGCGGAGGCAAGACCACTTTTTTGCAGGGCTTTGCCAAGGGACTGGGAATAAAAGATAAAATTTTAAGCCCAACCTTTGTTTTGATGAAAAAATTTGAAATTCCTAAAAATAAAAAATTTAAAAATTTTTATCATTTTGATTGCTATCGGATAAAAGGCCCGAAAGAAATATCAGAGCTCGGATTCAACGAAATTGTTTCCGACCCCCAAAATATTATAGCCATTGAATGGGCGGAAAGAATCAGAGGGATTTTGCCAACCAACAAAACCTTATTAAAATTTAATTTTTTAAACAAAAAAAACAGAAAAATATGGATAAAAAACGTTTAA
- the tyrS gene encoding tyrosine--tRNA ligase: MIKENETQKIEEILERLENVYPSKEELKRVLKSEKKLTIYNGIDPTAPFLHLGHSVNLFILKRFQELGHKIILLIGDFTAQVGDPTGKDKKRKILTKEEVLKNCQKYQEQAGKIIDFQGKNPAILRFNSEWWEKINSKDFLKILSFFTVQRMLERDMFRKRQEEKKPIWLNEFIYPVLQGYDSVAMDVDAEAGGNDQTFNMLVGREMMKAYKNKEKIVITWPLISAEKGGKKMSKSEGEVIALNDSSNEMYGKTMSLPDEVIVSIFKLCTLLGSKEIGEIRKVSLRDQKARLAKEIVKIYHGEKKAQEAEKEFNRIFRDKKNPSDVPEMLIKEKKINILDLLVMASLVPSKSEAKRLVLQGGVKINNETQKDWQKTIEVKKGDVLRAGKRKFVKIK; this comes from the coding sequence ATGATAAAAGAAAATGAAACACAAAAAATAGAAGAAATTCTGGAAAGACTGGAAAACGTTTATCCTTCCAAAGAAGAACTAAAAAGGGTTTTAAAGTCAGAGAAGAAGCTTACGATTTATAACGGCATAGACCCTACCGCTCCCTTTTTACACCTGGGACACTCCGTAAACCTTTTTATTTTAAAAAGATTCCAGGAATTGGGGCATAAAATAATTTTATTGATTGGAGATTTTACCGCTCAAGTTGGGGACCCTACCGGAAAGGATAAAAAAAGAAAAATCTTAACCAAAGAAGAGGTTTTAAAAAATTGTCAAAAATATCAAGAACAGGCCGGTAAAATAATAGATTTTCAAGGAAAAAACCCAGCTATTTTAAGGTTTAACAGCGAATGGTGGGAGAAAATTAATTCCAAAGATTTTTTAAAAATTTTATCTTTTTTTACCGTTCAAAGAATGTTGGAAAGAGACATGTTTCGAAAAAGACAAGAAGAAAAAAAGCCAATTTGGTTGAATGAATTTATTTACCCTGTCCTGCAAGGATACGATTCGGTGGCCATGGACGTTGACGCTGAAGCTGGGGGCAACGACCAGACCTTTAATATGCTGGTCGGGAGAGAGATGATGAAAGCTTATAAAAATAAAGAAAAAATAGTTATAACTTGGCCGCTTATTTCGGCTGAAAAAGGAGGAAAGAAAATGTCAAAAAGCGAAGGAGAAGTCATTGCTTTAAATGATTCTTCCAACGAAATGTACGGCAAAACAATGTCTCTGCCCGATGAAGTCATTGTTTCTATTTTTAAGCTATGCACCCTTTTAGGTAGCAAAGAAATTGGAGAAATAAGAAAAGTTTCTTTGCGTGATCAAAAAGCAAGACTAGCTAAAGAAATTGTAAAAATTTATCACGGAGAAAAAAAGGCCCAAGAAGCGGAAAAAGAATTCAACAGAATTTTTAGAGACAAAAAAAATCCTTCCGATGTTCCCGAAATGTTGATTAAAGAGAAAAAAATAAACATTCTTGATTTGTTGGTAATGGCCAGCCTTGTTCCTTCTAAATCAGAAGCCAAGAGATTAGTCTTGCAGGGAGGGGTAAAAATTAATAACGAAACCCAAAAAGACTGGCAGAAAACAATAGAGGTTAAAAAAGGGGATGTTTTGAGGGCAGGCAAAAGAAAATTTGTTAAGATAAAATAA
- the ruvC gene encoding crossover junction endodeoxyribonuclease RuvC: protein MIILGIDPGTATTGYGVIEVKKNKNLRAVEYGCIKTSPESKTGERLKKINSEISGLIKKHQPKILAIESLFFFRNLKTAIPVSQAKGVILLAAARKKVPVIEFAPLQVKLTITGYGWAEKEKVQKKVKKMLNLKKIPKPDDISDALGIAICGALTTKILFKKQKA, encoded by the coding sequence ATGATTATTTTGGGGATAGACCCGGGAACGGCGACTACCGGCTATGGAGTTATAGAAGTAAAAAAAAATAAAAATCTCCGAGCCGTTGAATATGGCTGCATCAAAACCAGTCCCGAATCTAAAACCGGAGAAAGATTAAAAAAAATAAACAGCGAGATATCTGGTTTAATAAAAAAACACCAACCGAAAATTTTAGCTATTGAATCCCTTTTCTTTTTTAGAAACTTAAAAACCGCCATCCCGGTCAGCCAGGCAAAAGGAGTAATTCTGCTGGCAGCCGCCAGAAAAAAAGTTCCTGTTATTGAATTTGCTCCCTTGCAGGTAAAATTAACTATTACCGGATATGGCTGGGCAGAAAAAGAAAAAGTTCAAAAGAAAGTTAAAAAAATGCTTAATTTAAAAAAAATTCCAAAGCCCGATGATATTTCCGATGCTTTAGGAATTGCCATTTGCGGCGCCCTAACAACTAAAATATTATTTAAAAAACAAAAAGCTTGA
- the dnaN gene encoding DNA polymerase III subunit beta: protein MKISILKENFLRGLNIVSKATSKSFTLPVLNNVLLSTEKNFLKISGTDLELSIKYWALAKIEKEGAIVVPAKFLISLIGFIAEEKINIEVKNNTLHLEGKNYKNQIKGLGPEDFPIIPEVKSELNLQIDSQDLVQGLTQIVDMASSSQTRPEISGIYLCLGGDSIEMAATDSFRLAEKKINIPKSPSLPDKISLIVLQKTIREVINIFGENYEKIKIFFSPNQIMFESKMKETPHPEVQITSRLIEGEYPNYKEIIPKDFKTTATLSRQEFFNQIKAASLFSGKINEVKIKATPSQEIIEVFAQNPDLGQSSSQMKGKIKGEKTEISFNYRFLVDGLNNIKSKEIIFELNGEDGPGVLRPVDDKNFIYVVMPIKST, encoded by the coding sequence ATGAAGATTTCAATTTTAAAAGAAAACTTCCTTAGGGGATTAAATATTGTTAGCAAGGCCACTTCAAAATCTTTTACCTTGCCAGTTTTAAACAATGTTTTGCTTTCTACGGAAAAAAATTTTTTAAAAATATCAGGAACTGACCTGGAACTAAGCATTAAATATTGGGCGCTGGCTAAAATCGAAAAAGAGGGGGCTATTGTGGTGCCGGCTAAATTTTTAATCAGTTTAATTGGTTTTATTGCGGAAGAAAAAATAAACATAGAGGTTAAAAACAATACTTTGCACCTGGAGGGGAAAAATTATAAAAATCAAATAAAAGGATTGGGCCCCGAAGACTTTCCTATTATTCCGGAAGTAAAAAGCGAGCTAAATTTACAAATAGACAGTCAGGACCTGGTTCAGGGCTTAACGCAAATAGTGGACATGGCCTCTTCCTCTCAAACAAGGCCGGAAATATCAGGAATTTATCTTTGTTTGGGCGGAGACTCCATAGAAATGGCGGCCACGGACAGTTTTAGGTTGGCCGAAAAAAAAATAAACATCCCCAAGTCACCGTCTTTGCCCGATAAAATTTCTTTAATTGTTCTTCAAAAAACCATCAGGGAAGTAATTAATATTTTTGGAGAAAATTATGAAAAAATAAAAATATTCTTTTCTCCAAATCAAATCATGTTTGAGTCAAAAATGAAAGAAACCCCTCACCCCGAAGTCCAAATTACATCTCGGTTGATTGAAGGAGAATACCCGAATTATAAAGAAATAATTCCAAAAGATTTTAAAACTACCGCAACTCTGTCTAGGCAAGAGTTTTTTAATCAAATAAAAGCCGCCAGTTTGTTTAGCGGAAAAATTAATGAAGTTAAAATCAAAGCAACTCCCAGTCAAGAGATCATTGAGGTTTTTGCTCAAAACCCGGACTTAGGACAAAGCAGCTCTCAAATGAAGGGAAAAATTAAAGGAGAAAAAACAGAAATTTCTTTTAATTATCGCTTCCTTGTTGACGGGTTAAATAATATTAAAAGCAAAGAAATAATATTTGAGCTTAACGGAGAAGACGGCCCCGGAGTGTTAAGGCCCGTTGACGACAAAAATTTTATTTATGTTGTAATGCCGATTAAAAGCACTTAA
- a CDS encoding YebC/PmpR family DNA-binding transcriptional regulator: MSGHSHWHSIKYQKGIADQKRGKVFSKMSREISIAAKDKGKDPDSNPSLRIAVEKAKKFNMPKDNIERAIKRGTGELKEAELESFVFEAYGPGNVALIIEGITDNNKRTFQDIKQILSQNNGKIANEGSVKWMFEKKGVITLSLESQEPKISKEDLELKIIESGAEDFFWHENLLEIYSKVENLEKIKNNLENQKIKTEGSSVDWVAKNKVQVEKKELDSCEKLFEALDESDDVQETYSNLQD; the protein is encoded by the coding sequence ATGAGCGGTCATTCTCATTGGCATTCAATCAAATATCAGAAAGGAATCGCCGATCAAAAACGAGGCAAGGTTTTTTCTAAAATGTCTCGGGAAATTTCCATTGCGGCAAAAGATAAAGGCAAAGACCCTGACAGCAATCCTTCTTTAAGAATAGCCGTCGAAAAAGCTAAAAAATTTAACATGCCCAAGGACAATATAGAAAGGGCGATTAAAAGGGGGACGGGCGAGCTCAAGGAAGCGGAATTGGAATCTTTTGTTTTTGAGGCTTACGGTCCGGGAAATGTAGCTCTAATTATTGAAGGAATCACTGATAATAATAAACGAACATTCCAAGATATAAAGCAAATCCTAAGCCAGAACAACGGAAAAATTGCTAATGAAGGGTCAGTCAAGTGGATGTTTGAAAAAAAAGGAGTAATAACATTAAGCTTAGAATCCCAGGAGCCGAAAATCAGCAAAGAAGACTTGGAATTAAAAATTATTGAATCGGGAGCTGAAGATTTTTTTTGGCACGAAAATTTATTGGAAATTTATTCAAAAGTTGAAAATTTAGAGAAGATAAAAAACAACCTTGAAAATCAAAAAATAAAAACAGAAGGGAGTTCCGTAGATTGGGTTGCTAAAAACAAAGTTCAGGTTGAAAAAAAGGAGCTTGATTCTTGTGAAAAACTTTTTGAGGCCCTGGATGAAAGCGATGACGTACAAGAAACTTATTCAAACTTACAAGATTAA
- a CDS encoding GspE/PulE family protein, translating into MNQEITKQIEIPEQFFLKIQKEINNISDFQKSIEKNLNEKITDLISIVLGGSMSLKASDVHIEPQEKDSRLRVRIDGILHEVASIPIEISNKIVSRLKLLSELKLNVAERPQDGRFSILVQNNPIEIRSSTLPSQYGESIVLRILNPKDLVSIEDLGLREDLFNLFKNEIKKPNGMIIVTGPTGSGKTTTLYTFLKDIQNPKIKIITIEDPIEYHLKGISQTQVVAKKGYDFASGLKSIMRQDPDVILVGEIRDLETVEIALQAALTGHLVLSTLHANDAAGTITRLISLGANPVNIAPALSMAVAQRLVRKVCKKCGKRRTASAEEAEKIKAGLRDVEIKTKNLVPLIDKIKIIEAKGCKECNFTGYSGRVGIFEVFLVDPEIEKFILTSPSISALREMIVKKGMITMRQDGLIKVLEGTTTIEEVERVVE; encoded by the coding sequence ATGAATCAAGAAATTACCAAACAAATAGAAATACCCGAACAGTTTTTTTTAAAAATTCAAAAGGAGATTAACAATATTTCGGATTTCCAAAAAAGCATTGAAAAAAACCTGAATGAAAAAATTACCGACCTTATTTCAATAGTTCTGGGAGGATCAATGAGTCTCAAGGCTTCCGACGTCCACATTGAACCTCAGGAAAAAGATTCGAGGTTAAGAGTAAGGATTGACGGAATTTTACATGAAGTGGCATCCATTCCTATTGAAATTTCTAATAAAATTGTTTCTCGCTTAAAACTCTTGTCTGAGCTTAAATTAAACGTCGCTGAACGACCCCAAGATGGTCGTTTTTCTATTTTAGTTCAAAATAACCCCATTGAAATCAGGTCTTCTACTTTGCCCTCCCAATACGGAGAATCAATTGTGTTAAGAATATTAAATCCAAAAGACTTGGTTAGCATAGAAGACTTGGGATTAAGAGAAGATTTATTTAATCTTTTTAAAAATGAAATTAAAAAACCCAACGGAATGATTATCGTAACCGGTCCCACCGGCTCCGGAAAAACAACCACGCTTTATACTTTTTTAAAAGACATTCAAAACCCAAAAATTAAAATAATCACCATTGAAGACCCGATAGAATATCATTTAAAGGGAATTTCTCAAACTCAGGTCGTAGCAAAAAAGGGTTATGATTTTGCTTCCGGACTGAAATCAATTATGCGCCAAGACCCAGACGTAATATTAGTAGGGGAAATCAGGGACTTGGAAACCGTAGAAATAGCCCTTCAGGCTGCCCTAACCGGACACTTGGTTCTTTCTACTTTGCATGCTAATGACGCCGCGGGGACGATAACCAGGCTGATTTCCTTGGGAGCAAACCCGGTTAATATCGCTCCGGCCCTAAGCATGGCGGTAGCCCAAAGATTAGTGAGAAAAGTTTGCAAAAAATGCGGAAAACGAAGAACCGCTTCAGCAGAAGAAGCGGAAAAAATTAAAGCCGGACTGAGAGACGTAGAAATAAAAACAAAAAATTTAGTCCCCTTAATAGATAAAATAAAAATTATTGAAGCTAAGGGATGCAAGGAATGCAATTTCACCGGATATTCGGGAAGAGTCGGAATTTTTGAAGTTTTTTTGGTGGACCCGGAAATCGAAAAATTTATTTTAACCTCGCCTTCAATTTCTGCTTTAAGGGAAATGATAGTAAAGAAAGGAATGATTACCATGCGTCAAGACGGATTAATTAAGGTTTTAGAGGGCACAACTACAATAGAAGAGGTGGAAAGGGTGGTTGAATAA
- a CDS encoding ATP-binding protein produces MENDKKIKTGEVDLKESQILDEKMVHEALLNILEDVEDARIRAVEEKNKTLAIITNFSDGLLAFDEQQDLILINPSAEDFFEVKAPEVIGKSLLRLAEFPRLKGLIDFFIPEAKEIFRKELKVKEILILEVSIIHIKRGKEIFGNLVILHDITREKEIERIKSEFVSLTAHQLRTPLSAIKWTLKMILDGDLGKISKDQKEYLQKTYVSNERMIHLINDLLNVSRIEEGKYLYRPAFVQLDDLTQSVINSYKSELERRKIKLVFEKSEKLLPKVKIDVEKINLVITNFLDNAVKYTPSKGEVKICLNFISKNKEIEFSIKDSGIGIPDRDKKRLFTKFFRSENAVRMETDGSGLGLFITKNIIEAHGGRAWFESEVGKGSTFYFTLPVSEEPSDHKEESV; encoded by the coding sequence ATGGAAAACGATAAAAAAATAAAAACAGGAGAGGTTGATTTAAAGGAAAGCCAGATCTTGGACGAAAAAATGGTCCACGAAGCCTTATTGAACATCTTGGAAGATGTTGAAGATGCCCGCATTAGAGCGGTGGAAGAAAAAAATAAGACCTTGGCCATTATTACCAATTTTTCCGATGGTCTTTTGGCTTTCGACGAACAGCAAGATTTAATTTTAATTAATCCGAGTGCTGAGGATTTTTTTGAAGTGAAAGCCCCCGAGGTAATTGGAAAATCACTTTTACGGCTTGCGGAGTTCCCGAGACTTAAGGGTTTGATTGATTTTTTTATTCCGGAAGCCAAAGAGATTTTTAGAAAGGAGCTTAAGGTGAAAGAAATTCTGATTTTGGAAGTTTCAATTATCCACATAAAAAGAGGCAAAGAAATTTTTGGCAATTTGGTGATTTTGCACGACATTACAAGGGAAAAAGAAATAGAAAGGATAAAAAGCGAATTCGTTTCTTTAACTGCTCATCAATTAAGAACGCCGCTTTCGGCCATTAAATGGACATTAAAGATGATATTGGATGGAGATTTGGGAAAAATTAGCAAAGACCAAAAAGAATATTTGCAAAAAACTTATGTTTCCAATGAAAGAATGATTCATCTTATCAATGACCTGTTGAACGTCAGCAGGATTGAGGAGGGAAAGTATCTTTATCGCCCTGCTTTTGTGCAATTGGATGATTTAACTCAGTCGGTCATTAACTCTTATAAAAGTGAGCTTGAGCGAAGAAAAATTAAGCTTGTTTTCGAAAAATCAGAAAAATTATTGCCGAAGGTTAAAATTGACGTTGAAAAAATAAATTTAGTGATTACGAATTTTTTAGACAATGCCGTAAAATATACTCCTTCCAAGGGCGAGGTAAAAATTTGTTTAAATTTTATAAGCAAAAACAAAGAAATAGAATTTTCCATAAAAGACTCGGGTATTGGGATTCCGGATAGAGACAAAAAGCGATTATTTACAAAATTTTTCAGGTCAGAAAACGCAGTCAGGATGGAAACCGACGGTTCCGGCCTGGGTCTTTTTATCACCAAAAATATCATAGAAGCTCATGGGGGGCGAGCTTGGTTTGAATCTGAGGTCGGAAAAGGCTCAACTTTTTATTTTACCCTCCCTGTTTCCGAGGAGCCGTCCGACCATAAAGAGGAATCAGTTTGA